The Schistocerca gregaria isolate iqSchGreg1 chromosome 2, iqSchGreg1.2, whole genome shotgun sequence genome contains the following window.
AAACATGTCAACAAGTCAAACTGCATGAAAAGCCATATAGAAGCAATTTATCCACAAAACAAACCAAAAATCATTTCTCTGAAAGAGAAATACTAAGGATCAACAAATTATTCCAGAAAAAGAACAGAATATCTGACTACAAATGGGCAATGATCTTGTTGATAACGCATACACAGAGAAGCACCAAACTACGGTTTCATCAAAACTGTAACTTAAGCCAATGAAAAAATTAAACACATAATGTGACCTCTTGTTATAACAAAAATACAACAGTTAATGCAGAGTGTGAGCAATGGGCATGACAACAGAGAAAGAAACTAGAAAAACCCGCCAAGATAAATAAAGTTACAAATGCAAGGTATTCTTTGATAAACACCTGCTCTGTGATCATTTCTCATCCTAGAGGACTCAAATAATACATTATTTCCTCATCTTTTATTTTTTCTACCTGTTTTTTTATTCTGTGCCTTCACTGCAACTACAGTTCTGTTTATCTAACATCCAaatatttacttttaatttcaaccaAATTCAATTTTCTCAAGTATTCTTTTCACAAATCCTGTAGTTATCATTTATTCAAATGTCATCACCATATTTCTTATTTACTTGGCCAACATGACCTAGGAAGGTTTTGTAACCATGTAGATGATGTATACAGCAGTTTGGATTAACTGCAATCAACCATCATTCTTTGTTTCATGCGCATCACTTTTCCATCACTATAAAGACCACATTAAGCAGTGGTACCCCCTCAAAAACTTTTTAATGAGGAGGTGGAAATGAAATCACTGTTCTCTCTAATCTCTTTTCCTATCTTACACAGCTCTGATATGAACAAATGAAATATGAAAAGAACAAGTATAGTTTACTATAGAATATAAATTTTTGTCCTTCTGCACACAAGTAGATCATCTCATCAGGTACTAGTTCGACCTTTATATATAGTAAAATTTACTTTCTGTTTGAACAGAATAGATACACCGCACAAAAAATAAATCACAGTATAAAAAGTAAAGAATACATTTCAGTGACTGTCACTgaacaaaacagtaacaaaaaatagttTACACCTGCATGCAAGcaataagaaataaaacaattagtTCCAGTAAAGCAATGGGGACATGAAAACACTGCCTGCATAGCTTAACTGGTCTATATCAAATTAAAGTGAGTATATCATGTAATTATAGACTTCATGGAAGTTTTCTGAAAGCCAAGTCAATGttattacataattaattacacaCTTTGAGGTGTTTAAATAACTGAAGCAATGAAAAGGAGGAAACCTCATTTCTCTTCTTCACACCAGTACTCGATACGTGGAAGTGACTCAAAATCTTTCAAGGGTGTTACAATTACTGTGGTGGTGGCTGGTAACTTGGAAACCTGCTCTGGTCATATCCACCATACTGACTTTGAGGAGGGGGGCCATGTGGCCCAGGAGGTGGCATCTGGCCTGATGGCGGACGATACTGGGAATACCCTTGTGTTGGCGGAGGAGGATATGACTGTGGTCCATACCCAGGTTGTCCATGAGATGGGTAGCCATGCTGAGGAGGATAACCTTGTGGCTGTCCAGCCTGGGGAGGTGGTGGAACATAGGTCTGAGTTGTGGCTGGATGTGACTGGAGAGGTGGGAGGCCATAACCACTAGGAGGATTCTGTACTGAACCAGGAGGTGGTCCCTGTGGTCCACCTGGACCTCCAGGGGGCTGAAAGCCTGCCTGTCCAGGAGCAGTGCTCGGTGGGTGCTGTGGAGGCATGTACCCACTCTGAGTCACAGGTGGATAGCCTGCCTGTGTAGTTGGAGGGTAACCACTTGATTGTGTAGTTGGAGGATATCCACTTGACTGAGTGGTTGGAGGGTACCCTCCAGACTGTGTTGTTGGCGGATAGCCACTGGACTGTGTTGTAGGTGGAAATCCACTTGTTTGTGTTGTTGGAGGGTACCCACTGGACTGAGTTGTTGGAGGGTATCCACTTGCCTGTGTCGTTGTAGGATACCCACTAGATTGAGTTGTGACAGGGTACCCACTACTCTGAGTACTTGGAGGATAATTGCTAGCCTGTGTGCTGGGTGGAAAGCTGCTACCTTGTGATGGTGAAGAATAAGTAGTTTGGCTCGTTGGAGGGAAGCTTCCACCCTGTGTAGAAGGTGGATAATTGCTTCCCTGTGATGACTGCGGGTAACCACCAGCCTGGCTCGAAGTGGAATAGACTCCTCCTTGTGATGATGGAGGATAAGCATTTGACTGTGATGAAATAGAATATATCGCTCCACCTGACTGTGATGAAGCCTGATATCCACCAGACTGTGATGTTGAAGGGTAAGTAGCAGATTGGGTAGAAGGTGGAAAAGTGCTAACTTGAGTTGTTGGAGTATATCCACTGGCAACAGACTGTGCGGAAGGAGAGTAGTTGCTACTGGACTGCGTGGTGGCAGGATAGTTTTGTTGTTGTGGACCAGCTGAAGGCCCTTGAGGATAAGTTTGAGTAGAAGCTGATGGTGCAGAACTGGTAGTAGTTCCAGTTTGTGAGTAAGCTGTCTGAGGAGATCCAGTAAAGGGTGGTGAGGTTGCAGCAGAAGAGCCATAGCCTCCTACTCCAGGACCTGGACTTGAGCGGCCCACGTATGTACTAGTTGATGTTTGAGAAGGGCCTTGGGCTTGAGTAGACGGAGGTGCAAAATTTCCTGACGGACCATTCCCTGGACCTCCATAACTTCCTGGAGCTTGTGTTTGTTGGGACTGTTGCTGTGGTGGCTGCTGCTGCGATGATGGCTGCTGTGATGGTGGCTGCTGTGATGATGGTCCATGAGATGGATGTGACGGATGTGATGGATGTCCCTGATGTGGTTGGAAGTTGCTGCTTGTAGGTCCAGATCCTGGACTGGGGCCAGTGCTGTTAAATGGTGGCCCAACCTGTCCTGTCTGAGTTGAAGATTGTGCCACTGGTCCGTAACTTGTCTGAGAGCTAGCAGATCCATAAGCTGGTTGTGGTTGACTTGTAGGAATTGGTCCATGACTGTAGCCACTGTTAGCCTGATGAGATGGTGTACCACTTGACACTTGATAGCCACTAGGTGTTGACTGTGATAAAGCCTGTCCAGATCCAGGAGGTGGTGGTCCATATGGTGAAGGTAAATTTGGTCCAGTGGGCCCACTGCctgtaaaacaaaaaaatctgtgttaCATATTTTGTTAGCACTTGAACTTTTGTTATTGCTGAGAAAAGCATTTAATTATTTGTGACTAATCTGATTTTCACATGACAGTGTAACATAGCATTTAATTTACTACATAGCAGTAAGAACTTTGCTAACTAGTACAAAGAAATCATGTTTTTGAGCAAATTTTTATGTGGCAGTAACAATGTATATTTCATAGTTTCGATTAAATAATCAAAGAATAGGTTCCTTCTGGTGGAGGACAGCAATGTTTTAACACTATACAATGTACATAAATTTGGAGTAAAACACTAGAGATAACATAAAGACCAACAACAGAACTATTTATCTCTTTTTAAGACCACAATGCTGCTACTATAGACAATTTTTTAAGAAGAAATAGCTACTATGTGGGAACTGTAATATGCCCTGTGGAATCCCTAGTTCTGACTGGCGACAGCTGGAAGACTTTACGCTGCACAGTTGTGCATTGCCAACTGTACAGCATCTTTACGCTGTACAGTTGTGCATTGCCAACTGTACAGCATACTACTAgctggttttttatttatttatttacacatcaagatccataggaccaaattgaggagcaaatctccaaggccatggaacgtgtcagtacatgaaattacaacataaaagaaataaaaaataaaatatttatgaatccaaaaaacaagccataagtttaagtaaacgcaatcaacaatacaacaagaaggtATTTTCCAAGGAACTTCTCAATGGaataggagtgactcatgaggaaactgttcagttttgaatcgaaagtgcatggattactgctaagattttttaattcagtggtagctaattgaaaatggatgtaacagtacactgcacacctttctgcaaaagagttaaggaagtccaatcaaaatgcaggttcgatttctgccgagtattaactgactgaatgccatttattcttgggaataagctaatctTGTTAACAAGaattgacagtaaagaatatatatatatattgagaggccaaggctcgtgaacaggggtcgacaagaggttcatgaacttacaccacttatttattgcctgaactgcccgtttctgagtcaaaaatatccttttagaatgggaagagttaccccaaaatataatagcatac
Protein-coding sequences here:
- the LOC126336793 gene encoding trithorax group protein osa-like isoform X3; amino-acid sequence: MSVAFVQRGRPPPNPMQIQKMLDENCHLIQTIQEYQSKGKAQECMQYQQILHRNLVYLASIADANQNIQAILPHGMHGPPPSGQPGGPGGPGGPSPTPSGEMPPNTQGPLQTFPQQQGGYRGQMMPSQQAMPQRPGATSGPQQYRGAYPQQGPQGYPGQYANQSQGPPQSYGPPMGPQQGPQGPQQGPQGPQQGPQGPQQGPQGPQQGPQGPQQGPQGPQPGPQQGPPSQQQGPPQQQGTAPPSQPQPQQQQQQQQQQQQQAPGQSQSAPPPPPPQATQGSAQTQQQGPQPPQSTTGTGPQQMSVNSAPQQGSGYPPGAPSTTYSGPSSQQQQQQPQQQGYGQGGAPQQTPGSLPSQQQQQQPQSQQQQQQQQQQQQQHQQQQQQQQQQPPPSQPQAQQQLSGGYGPSPPTTTSVGTGPSFISQGPGQPPQGSTYGSGPTGPNLPSPYGPPPPGSGQALSQSTPSGYQVSSGTPSHQANSGYSHGPIPTSQPQPAYGSASSQTSYGPVAQSSTQTGQVGPPFNSTGPSPGSGPTSSNFQPHQGHPSHPSHPSHGPSSQQPPSQQPSSQQQPPQQQSQQTQAPGSYGGPGNGPSGNFAPPSTQAQGPSQTSTSTYVGRSSPGPGVGGYGSSAATSPPFTGSPQTAYSQTGTTTSSAPSASTQTYPQGPSAGPQQQNYPATTQSSSNYSPSAQSVASGYTPTTQVSTFPPSTQSATYPSTSQSGGYQASSQSGGAIYSISSQSNAYPPSSQGGVYSTSSQAGGYPQSSQGSNYPPSTQGGSFPPTSQTTYSSPSQGSSFPPSTQASNYPPSTQSSGYPVTTQSSGYPTTTQASGYPPTTQSSGYPPTTQTSGFPPTTQSSGYPPTTQSGGYPPTTQSSGYPPTTQSSGYPPTTQAGYPPVTQSGYMPPQHPPSTAPGQAGFQPPGGPGGPQGPPPGSVQNPPSGYGLPPLQSHPATTQTYVPPPPQAGQPQGYPPQHGYPSHGQPGYGPQSYPPPPTQGYSQYRPPSGQMPPPGPHGPPPQSQYGGYDQSRFPSYQPPPQ
- the LOC126336793 gene encoding trithorax group protein osa-like isoform X1, encoding MSVAFVQRGRPPPNPMQIQKMLDENCHLIQTIQEYQSKGKAQECMQYQQILHRNLVYLASIADANQNIQAILPPPGAPQHGMHGPPPSGQPGGPGGPGGPSPTPSGEMPPNTQGPLQTFPQQQGGYRGQMMPSQQAMPQRPGATSGPQQYRGAYPQQGPQGYPGQYANQSQGPPQSYGPPMGPQQGPQGPQQGPQGPQQGPQGPQQGPQGPQQGPQGPQQGPQGPQPGPQQGPPSQQQGPPQQQGTAPPSQPQPQQQQQQQQQQQQQAPGQSQSAPPPPPPQATQGSAQTQQQGPQPPQSTTGTGPQQMSVNSAPQQGSGYPPGAPSTTYSGPSSQQQQQQPQQQGYGQGGAPQQTPGSLPSQQQQQQPQSQQQQQQQQQQQQQHQQQQQQQQQQPPPSQPQAQQQLSGGYGPSPPTTTSVGTGPSFISQGPGQPPQGSTYGSGPTGPNLPSPYGPPPPGSGQALSQSTPSGYQVSSGTPSHQANSGYSHGPIPTSQPQPAYGSASSQTSYGPVAQSSTQTGQVGPPFNSTGPSPGSGPTSSNFQPHQGHPSHPSHPSHGPSSQQPPSQQPSSQQQPPQQQSQQTQAPGSYGGPGNGPSGNFAPPSTQAQGPSQTSTSTYVGRSSPGPGVGGYGSSAATSPPFTGSPQTAYSQTGTTTSSAPSASTQTYPQGPSAGPQQQNYPATTQSSSNYSPSAQSVASGYTPTTQVSTFPPSTQSATYPSTSQSGGYQASSQSGGAIYSISSQSNAYPPSSQGGVYSTSSQAGGYPQSSQGSNYPPSTQGGSFPPTSQTTYSSPSQGSSFPPSTQASNYPPSTQSSGYPVTTQSSGYPTTTQASGYPPTTQSSGYPPTTQTSGFPPTTQSSGYPPTTQSGGYPPTTQSSGYPPTTQSSGYPPTTQAGYPPVTQSGYMPPQHPPSTAPGQAGFQPPGGPGGPQGPPPGSVQNPPSGYGLPPLQSHPATTQTYVPPPPQAGQPQGYPPQHGYPSHGQPGYGPQSYPPPPTQGYSQYRPPSGQMPPPGPHGPPPQSQYGGYDQSRFPSYQPPPQ
- the LOC126336793 gene encoding trithorax group protein osa-like isoform X2 — its product is MSVAFVQRGRPPPNPMQIQKMLDENCHLIQTIQEYQSKGKAQECMQYQQILHRNLVYLASIADANQNIQAILPPPGAPQHGMHGPPPSGQPGGPGGPGGPSPTPSGEMPPNTQGPLQTFPQQQGGYRGQMMPSQQAMPQRPGATSGPQQYRGAYPQQGPQGYPGQYANQSQGPPQSYGPPMGPQQGPQGPQQGPQGPQQGPQGPQQGPQGPQQGPQGPQQGPQGPQPGPQQGPPSQQQGPPQQQGTAPPSQPQPQQQQQQQQQQQQQAPGQSQSAPPPPPPQATQGSAQTQQQGPQPPQSTTGTGPQQMSVNSAPQQGSGYPPGAPSTTYSGPSSQQQQQQPQQQGYGQGGAPQQTPGSLPSQQQQQQPQSQQQQQQQQQQQQQHQQQQQQQQQQPPPSQPQAQQQLSGGYGPSPPTTTSVGTGPSFISQGPGQPPQGSGPTGPNLPSPYGPPPPGSGQALSQSTPSGYQVSSGTPSHQANSGYSHGPIPTSQPQPAYGSASSQTSYGPVAQSSTQTGQVGPPFNSTGPSPGSGPTSSNFQPHQGHPSHPSHPSHGPSSQQPPSQQPSSQQQPPQQQSQQTQAPGSYGGPGNGPSGNFAPPSTQAQGPSQTSTSTYVGRSSPGPGVGGYGSSAATSPPFTGSPQTAYSQTGTTTSSAPSASTQTYPQGPSAGPQQQNYPATTQSSSNYSPSAQSVASGYTPTTQVSTFPPSTQSATYPSTSQSGGYQASSQSGGAIYSISSQSNAYPPSSQGGVYSTSSQAGGYPQSSQGSNYPPSTQGGSFPPTSQTTYSSPSQGSSFPPSTQASNYPPSTQSSGYPVTTQSSGYPTTTQASGYPPTTQSSGYPPTTQTSGFPPTTQSSGYPPTTQSGGYPPTTQSSGYPPTTQSSGYPPTTQAGYPPVTQSGYMPPQHPPSTAPGQAGFQPPGGPGGPQGPPPGSVQNPPSGYGLPPLQSHPATTQTYVPPPPQAGQPQGYPPQHGYPSHGQPGYGPQSYPPPPTQGYSQYRPPSGQMPPPGPHGPPPQSQYGGYDQSRFPSYQPPPQ